The Metabacillus litoralis genome contains a region encoding:
- a CDS encoding MarR family winged helix-turn-helix transcriptional regulator produces the protein MKEILREIGMIARALDSISNIEFKEFELTKGQYLYLVRICESPGIIQEKLAEMIKVDRTTAARAIKKLEINGFIEKKNDEHNQKIKKLFPTEKGKNLYPFIKRENEHSNSVALEGFSEIEVETIFNLLQRVRGNVEVDWEFVKKGNKRNY, from the coding sequence ATGAAGGAAATTCTTCGTGAAATTGGAATGATAGCAAGAGCTTTAGATTCTATAAGTAATATAGAATTTAAAGAGTTTGAGCTTACAAAAGGGCAATACTTGTACCTTGTGAGAATATGTGAAAGCCCAGGAATCATTCAGGAAAAGCTAGCTGAAATGATAAAAGTAGATAGAACAACAGCGGCACGTGCTATAAAAAAACTTGAAATAAATGGTTTTATTGAAAAGAAGAACGATGAACATAATCAAAAAATAAAAAAACTTTTTCCAACAGAGAAAGGGAAAAATCTTTATCCCTTTATAAAAAGAGAAAATGAACATTCTAATAGTGTTGCATTAGAGGGGTTTTCTGAAATTGAAGTGGAGACTATTTTTAATCTTTTACAAAGAGTAAGGGGAAATGTGGAAGTTGATTGGGAGTTCGTTAAGAAAGGAAACAAGAGAAATTATTGA
- a CDS encoding DUF2309 domain-containing protein, which translates to MSRTSVLTKDNEKLEDMNINLQKSDINTLIEAASRVIAPLWPISTFAARNPWMGLENQSFDKVAGWLKNNRDVDIYPSASMILSAKSKGEIDEDFVKMSLHRWLDSHSFHIPRDVQERFCHNALKLDPLPSNLFSSHKLEKLTHELSGLNTDSIENTPMQPLSSHIENQDGERLVNILDHHVIKWCKLYLDDSQAGWTMPNREEGFYRAWQRLIQYDPALSKKQRKSLKGWPKDAHMALQEALSALEIPETEIQPYLEGHLLSLPGWAGMMLWRSQQSSHEHALLTEYLAVRISMECALIKPYLPLTNQQSEKKVSITPLLASWIHCGELTIEEWSQMSAAEQNEYLSFAYSFDEKLCRKLWLEAWEQTHTDRLSQKINSKQQETKDKNTVLAQFAFCIDVRSEPFRRQLEKEGPFETIGIAGFFGLPIATSELGSNNSHASLPVILKPQHKIKESTDENELKLYQQRKQAVNSLSNTFKTMKQNVLASLLLPELSGPWLSLQMVARSFVPRGTGRFMRHLHENWLRKPNTKLLLNHVHNTEAEIPVGFFEEEKVNYAHQALKMMGLTENFAPLVVICGHGSQSTNNPYAAALDCGACGGAAGGFNARVLATLCNLPEVRERLSIEGIKIPEDTVFVAAEHKTTVDELHWIYVPELTKSAQESFDRIEAIMPNVSQNANAERLVQLPNVQSQLKNPKAEAHRFAEDWSEIRPEWGLARNAAFIIGQRELTQDCDLEGRAFLHNYDWKQDESGDLLANIIAGPGTVTQWINLQYYASTVAPNYYGSGNKATQTVTAGLGVMQGNASDLLAGLPWQSVMKTDFEAYHSPLRLLIVIQAPRVYVERLLNNDSAFRGKVQNGWVRLASVDPEGRWENW; encoded by the coding sequence ATGAGCAGAACATCTGTCTTAACAAAAGATAATGAAAAACTGGAAGATATGAATATTAATCTTCAAAAAAGTGATATTAACACTTTAATTGAAGCTGCTAGCCGAGTAATTGCACCTCTTTGGCCTATTTCTACATTTGCAGCACGTAATCCGTGGATGGGACTTGAAAATCAATCTTTTGACAAGGTTGCAGGTTGGTTAAAAAATAATCGAGATGTTGATATATACCCTAGTGCGTCTATGATCCTGTCAGCAAAGAGTAAGGGTGAGATTGATGAAGATTTTGTGAAAATGAGTCTACATCGTTGGCTTGATTCACATTCCTTTCATATCCCAAGGGACGTCCAGGAGCGATTTTGTCATAATGCACTAAAATTAGATCCATTACCTTCTAACCTCTTTTCATCACATAAGCTTGAAAAATTGACACATGAACTTAGTGGACTGAATACGGACAGCATCGAGAATACTCCAATGCAACCATTAAGTTCGCATATAGAGAATCAGGATGGGGAAAGGTTAGTCAATATACTCGATCATCATGTCATCAAGTGGTGTAAATTATATCTTGATGACTCTCAGGCAGGTTGGACAATGCCAAATCGTGAGGAAGGTTTTTATCGTGCGTGGCAGCGTCTTATTCAATATGATCCGGCACTGAGTAAAAAGCAACGGAAAAGTTTAAAAGGTTGGCCTAAAGATGCACATATGGCTTTACAAGAAGCGTTATCCGCACTAGAAATCCCTGAAACAGAAATCCAACCTTATCTTGAAGGTCATTTGCTCTCCTTACCTGGGTGGGCCGGGATGATGCTTTGGCGGTCCCAACAATCTAGCCATGAACATGCACTCCTAACAGAATATTTAGCAGTAAGGATTTCCATGGAGTGTGCTCTTATAAAGCCTTATTTGCCTCTGACAAATCAACAATCTGAGAAAAAAGTTTCGATTACTCCTCTTTTAGCATCATGGATTCATTGTGGGGAACTTACAATTGAGGAATGGTCACAGATGTCAGCTGCTGAACAAAACGAATATTTATCATTTGCCTACAGCTTTGATGAGAAGCTTTGTAGGAAGCTTTGGTTAGAAGCTTGGGAACAAACACACACAGATCGATTAAGCCAGAAGATTAACTCTAAACAACAAGAGACCAAAGATAAAAATACGGTATTAGCTCAATTTGCATTTTGCATTGATGTACGATCAGAACCTTTTCGTCGTCAACTTGAAAAAGAAGGTCCATTTGAAACGATCGGAATTGCTGGATTTTTTGGCTTACCGATTGCGACTAGTGAACTCGGGAGTAATAACAGTCATGCTTCCTTGCCGGTTATACTAAAGCCTCAGCACAAAATTAAAGAGTCCACAGATGAAAATGAACTGAAATTATATCAACAACGTAAGCAGGCCGTTAATTCCTTAAGTAATACATTTAAAACGATGAAACAAAATGTACTTGCGAGTTTACTTTTACCTGAGCTAAGTGGACCTTGGCTTAGTCTACAAATGGTAGCACGTAGTTTTGTACCAAGAGGAACCGGTCGTTTCATGCGTCATCTTCATGAGAATTGGTTACGTAAACCTAATACAAAGCTCTTGCTTAATCATGTTCATAACACAGAAGCGGAGATACCTGTTGGTTTTTTTGAAGAAGAAAAAGTGAATTATGCGCACCAAGCTCTAAAAATGATGGGGCTAACAGAGAATTTCGCACCCTTAGTCGTCATATGCGGACATGGTAGTCAAAGTACCAATAATCCTTATGCCGCTGCTCTCGACTGTGGTGCCTGCGGTGGAGCGGCAGGTGGATTCAATGCAAGGGTTTTAGCTACATTATGTAACCTTCCAGAGGTTAGAGAAAGGCTATCTATTGAAGGGATTAAAATCCCTGAGGACACTGTTTTCGTAGCCGCTGAGCATAAAACAACGGTGGATGAATTACATTGGATTTATGTTCCTGAACTTACCAAATCTGCACAAGAATCATTTGATCGTATTGAAGCTATTATGCCGAACGTAAGCCAAAATGCAAATGCGGAACGTCTAGTCCAATTACCGAATGTTCAATCGCAACTTAAAAATCCGAAGGCTGAGGCACACCGATTTGCAGAAGATTGGAGTGAGATACGTCCGGAATGGGGATTAGCTCGTAATGCCGCTTTTATTATCGGCCAACGTGAACTAACTCAGGATTGTGACTTGGAAGGAAGAGCTTTCCTTCATAATTATGATTGGAAGCAGGATGAAAGTGGTGATCTTCTAGCTAACATTATTGCGGGACCAGGAACGGTGACCCAATGGATTAATCTACAATACTACGCTTCAACGGTTGCACCTAATTATTATGGTAGCGGAAATAAAGCAACTCAAACTGTTACAGCAGGTCTCGGTGTTATGCAGGGAAATGCAAGTGACTTGTTAGCCGGACTACCCTGGCAATCCGTCATGAAAACAGATTTTGAGGCTTATCATTCTCCTCTTCGTTTGCTAATTGTCATCCAAGCACCTAGAGTATATGTTGAACGGTTATTAAATAATGATTCAGCATTTCGAGGAAAAGTTCAAAATGGATGGGTTCGACTGGCTAGTGTTGATCCAGAAGGACGTTGGGAAAACTGGTAA
- a CDS encoding carbonic anhydrase, producing the protein MNLDENKKALFLTDIENRLEPILQEVTNIQPENMLTLQSYGTVISHPYGDIMRSVITAIYHENVEEIFVVGTKDNRTPKINVQTQLESMKGKIETLDYLFQNCRPEFSGGTVNEWLNGKEYGSDNIQNSVNIIRHHPLVPSNVKVQGLMVTNKDGKISNVEVFNN; encoded by the coding sequence ATGAATTTAGATGAAAATAAAAAAGCATTATTTTTAACGGACATTGAAAACAGGTTGGAACCTATTTTACAAGAAGTGACTAATATTCAACCAGAAAATATGTTAACGTTACAAAGCTATGGTACCGTAATCTCACATCCTTATGGAGATATAATGAGGTCTGTTATTACTGCCATTTATCATGAAAATGTTGAGGAAATTTTTGTTGTAGGAACAAAAGATAATCGGACACCCAAAATTAATGTTCAAACTCAACTTGAATCAATGAAAGGCAAAATAGAAACATTGGATTATCTTTTTCAAAATTGCAGACCTGAATTTTCAGGTGGTACGGTCAATGAGTGGCTAAATGGAAAAGAATATGGTAGTGACAATATCCAAAATAGTGTTAATATCATTCGTCATCATCCATTAGTGCCGTCAAATGTTAAAGTTCAAGGTTTAATGGTAACTAATAAAGATGGAAAAATCTCAAATGTTGAGGTTTTTAATAACTAA
- a CDS encoding DMT family transporter — translation MNKALFTLFVTITTGLMGSSFAIGKIGLNYVSPLFLVGLRFTIAGLLMSAIVILLKRSHPRAPKEWLQILVVGIFQTTGVMGAIFLSLRTITAGESSILTFTNPLLVVIFSTIFLGTKYRLVQWLGVLVGFLGVFITLGAKLDIQQFGTFLGIFSAVSWATATLLLKKWGSSFDTWVLTAYQMLFGGILLLLGSLVFEEVKLNLTALSIFIILWLAIMASIVQFAIWFFLLQKEDSGKVSSFLFLAPFFGVIFGWILLDETLHLSTLIGGCLILVGIYLVNKPKKQFKNQTK, via the coding sequence ATGAATAAAGCATTGTTTACGCTTTTCGTAACCATTACTACAGGTTTAATGGGATCCTCTTTTGCAATAGGTAAGATTGGTTTGAACTATGTTTCACCCTTATTTCTAGTCGGATTGCGCTTCACGATTGCTGGTTTATTAATGAGCGCTATTGTTATTCTATTAAAAAGGTCCCATCCAAGAGCTCCGAAGGAATGGCTTCAAATCTTAGTTGTTGGTATTTTTCAAACAACTGGGGTTATGGGGGCTATCTTTTTGAGTTTACGAACAATCACAGCAGGCGAGTCCTCCATTTTGACTTTTACCAATCCTTTGCTGGTTGTTATTTTTAGTACAATATTCCTTGGAACAAAATATCGTTTAGTCCAATGGTTAGGAGTCTTAGTTGGATTCTTGGGTGTATTTATTACGCTAGGTGCAAAATTAGATATACAACAATTTGGCACCTTTTTGGGTATTTTCAGTGCCGTCTCTTGGGCTACTGCAACATTATTATTAAAAAAGTGGGGTTCTTCTTTTGATACTTGGGTCTTAACTGCTTATCAAATGCTTTTTGGAGGTATTTTACTACTATTGGGTAGTCTGGTGTTCGAAGAAGTAAAACTTAATTTAACTGCCTTATCAATTTTTATTATTTTATGGTTGGCAATCATGGCTTCTATTGTCCAATTTGCCATTTGGTTTTTTCTTTTACAAAAAGAAGATTCAGGGAAGGTTAGTTCCTTTTTATTCCTCGCACCATTCTTTGGCGTAATCTTTGGATGGATTTTACTAGATGAAACACTACATTTATCGACATTAATAGGTGGGTGTCTCATCTTAGTGGGGATCTATTTAGTTAATAAACCGAAAAAACAATTTAAGAATCAAACTAAATAA
- a CDS encoding SDR family NAD(P)-dependent oxidoreductase — MNGMFDLTGKVAIITGAGRGIGKTLAEGLARAGADVALVARTEEEVNNTASEITKSTGRKTLALVCDVTEAESVHNTVNKAYEHFGHLDILINNAGTSVRETTLNLSEEDWDKVMDVNFKSVFLMSKAVGKYMIEQRSGRIINVASVASALTLSSGTPYGPSKAGVVQLTRQMANEWATKGITVNAISPWFFKTSLNAAALENEEFRSLLESRTPMKRLGQLEELIAPVVMFSSDSASYITGQNLFIDGGVTNYAF, encoded by the coding sequence ATGAATGGAATGTTTGATTTAACTGGAAAAGTAGCAATCATTACAGGAGCAGGTAGAGGTATTGGAAAAACACTTGCTGAAGGTTTGGCTAGAGCTGGAGCAGATGTTGCCTTAGTTGCTCGAACAGAAGAAGAAGTGAATAATACGGCAAGTGAAATCACTAAAAGCACAGGTCGTAAAACACTAGCACTAGTGTGTGATGTTACAGAAGCAGAATCTGTGCATAATACCGTGAACAAAGCGTATGAGCATTTTGGACATCTTGATATTTTAATTAATAATGCTGGGACAAGTGTTCGAGAAACAACCTTAAATTTATCCGAGGAAGACTGGGATAAGGTGATGGATGTTAATTTTAAATCAGTATTTTTAATGTCCAAAGCTGTTGGGAAATATATGATTGAACAACGTTCTGGAAGAATCATTAATGTGGCATCTGTGGCATCTGCATTAACGTTATCATCCGGAACACCATATGGGCCGAGTAAAGCAGGTGTCGTTCAATTAACTCGTCAAATGGCAAACGAATGGGCGACAAAAGGAATTACAGTTAATGCTATAAGCCCTTGGTTTTTTAAAACATCATTAAATGCAGCTGCGTTAGAAAACGAGGAATTCCGTAGCTTATTAGAAAGTAGAACACCTATGAAACGCCTCGGTCAATTAGAAGAACTTATTGCTCCGGTTGTTATGTTTAGTTCAGATAGTGCAAGCTATATTACAGGTCAAAATCTTTTTATTGATGGTGGAGTAACTAATTATGCTTTTTAA
- a CDS encoding GNAT family N-acetyltransferase — protein sequence MTINIKKCTLEDLRTLKEISYETFNETFKHQNTPENMNAYLEKAFNFKQLEKELATISSHFFFIYFNHDVAGYLKINTNDAQSEEMGDHSLEIERIYIKRKFQKHGLGKYLLNQALEIAVELNKQNIWLGVWEKNENAIGFYKKMGFVITGSHSFYMGDEEQQMDLIMTKTLK from the coding sequence ATGACTATAAATATAAAAAAATGCACCCTTGAAGATCTACGTACACTTAAAGAAATAAGTTACGAAACCTTTAATGAGACTTTTAAGCATCAGAATACACCCGAAAATATGAATGCTTATTTGGAAAAGGCATTTAACTTTAAACAGCTAGAAAAAGAGTTAGCTACTATTTCTTCACATTTCTTCTTTATTTATTTTAATCATGATGTGGCAGGATATTTAAAAATTAATACCAATGATGCTCAGTCTGAAGAAATGGGTGATCATTCACTTGAAATCGAGAGAATTTATATCAAGAGAAAATTTCAGAAACATGGGCTTGGTAAATATCTATTAAATCAAGCTTTGGAAATTGCAGTGGAGCTAAATAAACAGAATATCTGGCTAGGTGTATGGGAGAAAAATGAAAATGCGATAGGTTTTTATAAGAAAATGGGGTTTGTTATAACGGGATCACACTCTTTTTATATGGGTGATGAAGAACAACAAATGGACTTGATAATGACCAAAACACTCAAATAA
- a CDS encoding DUF3231 family protein: MEMDHNIRLTSSELASLWTAYMNNSMSKCVLKYFKAKTQDTEISSVLDLAIEISETMIKDITDIYEKENHAIPVGFNEKEDLNLNAPALYSDTFHLKFVHNMARHGMTTYGASFAGCARSDVKELISKAIDMTRDLYNKSLSVLLEKGLYSRAASIPIPDKVEFIEKQGYLTGWFGERRPMNAIEIMHFYNNMERNALGKALLLGFAQTASLEEVRNFMVRGAHIASKVVEFMAHILSEENLSETPTMDSDVLKSTTPPFSDKLMMFQVSLLSGMSLGYYGVALGTVSRRDLGSKFMRITMEAVQYAEDGANIMIEHKWIEKPPSSIDNIEIAKTKKK, from the coding sequence ATGGAAATGGACCACAATATTCGTCTCACTTCATCAGAATTAGCTTCACTTTGGACAGCATATATGAATAACAGTATGTCTAAATGCGTACTAAAATATTTTAAAGCAAAAACACAAGATACAGAAATTAGTTCAGTACTAGATCTTGCAATAGAAATATCAGAAACAATGATTAAAGATATAACAGATATTTACGAAAAAGAAAACCATGCTATACCTGTTGGTTTTAACGAGAAAGAAGATTTAAACCTTAATGCACCTGCACTATATTCTGATACATTCCATCTGAAGTTTGTTCATAATATGGCAAGACACGGGATGACCACCTACGGAGCATCTTTCGCTGGATGTGCTCGTTCAGATGTAAAGGAACTTATCTCCAAAGCAATTGACATGACAAGAGATTTATATAACAAGTCATTAAGTGTGTTATTAGAAAAAGGATTATACTCCAGAGCTGCTTCTATTCCAATACCCGATAAAGTGGAGTTTATAGAAAAACAGGGCTATTTAACAGGATGGTTCGGAGAAAGACGTCCGATGAATGCTATTGAAATTATGCATTTTTATAACAATATGGAGCGAAATGCCCTTGGCAAAGCATTGTTGCTAGGTTTTGCTCAAACAGCTAGCTTAGAAGAAGTAAGAAACTTTATGGTTAGAGGTGCTCATATTGCAAGCAAAGTTGTAGAGTTTATGGCTCATATCCTATCTGAAGAAAATCTTTCAGAAACGCCAACGATGGATTCAGACGTCTTAAAATCAACCACTCCTCCCTTTTCAGATAAACTCATGATGTTTCAAGTATCCCTATTATCTGGAATGTCACTTGGATATTATGGTGTAGCTTTAGGTACGGTTTCAAGACGTGATTTAGGTTCTAAATTTATGCGTATTACGATGGAAGCTGTTCAATATGCGGAGGATGGTGCAAATATTATGATTGAACATAAATGGATTGAAAAGCCGCCTTCTTCCATTGATAACATTGAAATTGCTAAAACAAAAAAGAAATAA
- a CDS encoding DUF6407 family protein, with product MKTNLTDFVIETIKEISNFNYENVECIKRVIRKAIDVYHLKSYEEVEETQTGVIRFLHIHSMLEENILSKIVEVSRNSETTLDIEGVYEGHVIRDY from the coding sequence ATGAAAACTAATTTAACTGATTTTGTCATTGAAACAATAAAAGAAATTAGTAATTTTAATTATGAAAATGTAGAATGCATTAAAAGAGTAATTAGAAAAGCAATTGATGTTTATCATTTAAAATCTTATGAAGAAGTTGAGGAAACTCAAACAGGTGTTATTAGATTTTTACATATACACTCAATGTTGGAAGAAAACATTTTGTCCAAAATTGTAGAGGTCTCAAGAAACAGTGAAACTACATTGGATATTGAAGGTGTGTATGAAGGTCATGTGATTAGAGATTATTAA
- a CDS encoding DUF2294 domain-containing protein produces MKISKGSCESEISRAITQWEKDFLGRGSVSVKTDIVRDMIIVNLQGVLTPAEYAVCETKEGMLTIKKTRSELVESGIEDLIDIILTITEEKVKSFHTDISTRTGERVMIFKLFNDLEKKF; encoded by the coding sequence ATGAAAATATCTAAAGGGTCTTGTGAATCCGAGATAAGTAGGGCAATTACACAATGGGAAAAGGACTTTCTAGGGCGTGGATCTGTATCTGTTAAGACAGATATAGTACGGGATATGATAATTGTAAATCTACAAGGGGTTTTAACACCAGCTGAATATGCCGTTTGTGAAACAAAAGAGGGAATGTTAACGATAAAGAAAACTCGTTCAGAGTTAGTTGAGTCAGGTATAGAAGATCTTATAGATATTATACTAACTATAACTGAAGAAAAAGTGAAAAGTTTTCATACTGATATTAGCACCCGTACAGGTGAACGAGTGATGATATTTAAATTATTTAATGATCTCGAGAAAAAATTTTAA